The DNA window CGGACGTCCGCGCCGAAGCAGCGACCGTTCGGGGGGGCCATCCGCTGCCCGAGGGATGGACGCTGAGTGAGCTCCCGACGGAGGGCGCAGAGGCGATCGTGCAAGAGGTTCAAGCGATGCAGGAGGTCGCTGGACTGGCTCCGCTGCCAGGCTGGTATCTGCGGGGGGCCGATGGGCAGGCGCTGACCTTGATCCTGCGGGACCGGGCGGGGCGCCTGGCGGGGTCGGCCACGGTCGGTGCGGCGACGAGCACGGAAGAGCGTGGGGCGAGTGTCGTGCGAGAACCCCAGCTTGCGCTGATGAGCGTCGAGGTTTCTCCGGCGAGGCCGCCCGAGGGAATGGGCGTGCTGGTCAATCACTGCCTGCGCCAGGACGCGCGGGGTCGTGGTCTCGGCGTCCTGCTTTCCAGCGAAGCGCTGCGTGCGGCGTGCGAGCGCTTCTCGCTCCAGAGCTTGGTGGCCATCACCGCCGAGCACGACGACAGGGCACGACGGATCGCCCGTCGCTGCGGGTTCTCTCCGCACCCCAGCGAGGGCGTGGTCTTCGTGGAGGGGACGTAGAGCCCCTCTCGACCTCCCCTTTCCGATCGCCAGGGACAGGCCTTGGGTGCGCTGTGCTCTCAGCTGGAGGCGAGAATGCGGAGGAGGCCGGCTTCGATGTCGCGGTGCCGTCGCACGCGGGCACCCAGGGAGATCAGGTAGTACACATCCCGACCCAGACCGAGGGGGGACGCGTAGAGGTCCTCGCCGCAGGTGAAGGCCTCGAGGAGCTCATCACTGGGGGCG is part of the Chondromyces crocatus genome and encodes:
- a CDS encoding GNAT family N-acetyltransferase, which gives rise to MDPDGSIVGCFGPPSAVRVQRVLFAARGWIAEQERMVSLGRALLLLHAHQWPPERIEVWVRCFEQVLVHAPLSEMAALRAKLRRGGARVEEQLTLWVAAASDVRAEAATVRGGHPLPEGWTLSELPTEGAEAIVQEVQAMQEVAGLAPLPGWYLRGADGQALTLILRDRAGRLAGSATVGAATSTEERGASVVREPQLALMSVEVSPARPPEGMGVLVNHCLRQDARGRGLGVLLSSEALRAACERFSLQSLVAITAEHDDRARRIARRCGFSPHPSEGVVFVEGT